The following proteins come from a genomic window of Micromonas commoda chromosome 2, complete sequence:
- a CDS encoding predicted protein, with protein sequence MGLGFDGTIWHPNRPTSLRFSWSRRFGRGGQQLVGPEPSRLQRTRARRRERKRYDDDFEDDEEQNETQNEEEEYYDDDFEEDEATPVAGRAVEGETEIMRAIREENERALQASNDRYRYGDENDRPIGGFDDRAFDFNSHARDAVPERKVKSFPGKGARASSMTLTDQQIRAARERVRRWDMVVRARHVRMTAADASCGTDAIVDRAPKTDTQLFLAGLGPFAKSTFATCQTRGEDSTRDADSQTEGPTDGASHSCVATQCPEDLVASRDVLELASMGGSSARVARAAAANRAARWARASGDLQHSKNKRLGGFIQRVGAVVDVLLRERPPPRGHVPDVMRIGGTSGSLKPHARASQHGSLTETYAAFHHPALTTGRRVTDASFAPGPRGARTLAIAYAPSDLHARGAAGRGLVLVWDVGAASCVASRALTCESVPTRVVWGPGDSHHLVVAGTEEGGVCVWDLREPPEVHAESAESGDVPAGALADGECLRRPSYGTEGFGQLDAGRLDFDDWEDTPGSIVALGVALDGASTTAHPVPAPVTPGREPGREGDDHDGRARRDPAAAAAASGASLAVSTSDFYVVALDCWGKVSSFKVSELSRREALDASIADVGLRFGSRVRAARNARSIPYGAAGDGTPTGSRGSGCARAMAVTNRAGVAAEFYVAGEDGRVLRGARYGAPSPPKAFVPCDPLDAGHAAAHAPNEAVVSLDFNPHFPNVFLAAYEGGSVAMYSTASSLASRRWDGVTAARVITARWSPARPSAFFVLDDECCVHAYDLLSDDASRSVKSERFGKREKITSLKLAKLGDQAWDAPGQCLASMAYDDGRTDVHVVSRELSSITAREMDQLRSLII encoded by the exons ATGGGTCTCGGATTCGACGGGACGATTTGGCACCCGAATCGGCCAACTTCGCTACGATTTTCTTGGAGCAGGCGGTTTGGGAGGGGAGGTCAACAACTTGTCGGGCCAGAGCCGTCCCGTCTGCAGAGGACACGGGCGCGAAGACGTGAGAGGAAGCGG tacgacgacgacttcgaggatgacgaggagcAGAACGAGACGCagaacgaggaggaggagtacTACGACGATGacttcgaggaggacgaggcaacccccgtcgcgggtcgcgcggtcgagggcgAGACGGAAATCATGCGAGCCATCCGCGAGGAGAACGAGCGAGCGCTGCAAGCGTCTAACGACCGGTATCGTTACGGAGACGAGAACGATCGACCCatcggcgggttcgacgacAGGGCGTTCGACTTCAACTCGCACGCGAGGGACGCAGTCCCGGAGCGCAAGGTCAAGTCCTTCCCCGGCAAGGGCGCGAGGGCATCATCGATGACGCTCACCGACCAACAGATCCGCGCAGCGCGAGAGCGAGTGCGGCGATGGGACAtggtcgtccgcgcgcgccacgtccgcatgaccgccgccgacgcatcgtgcggcaccgacgccatcgtcgaccgcgcgcccaAAACCGACACGCAGCTCTTCCTCGCGGGGTTGGGGCCCTTTGCCAAATCCACGTTTGCGACGTGTCAGACTCGCGGCGAAGATTcgacgagggacgcggacTCGCAGACGGAGGGCCCCACGGACGGTGcgtcgcacagctgtgtcgcgaCGCAGTGCCCGGAGGATTTGGTGGCGAGTCGCGACGTTCTggagctcgcgtcgatggGCGGATCGTCCGCCagggtggcgagggcggcggcggcgaatcgcgcggctcggtgggcgagggcgtcgggtGACTTGCAGCACTCGAAGAATAAGCGCCTGGGCGGTTTCATccagcgcgtcggggcggtggtggacgtTTTGCTGCGCgaacgaccgccgccgagggggCACGTCCCGGACGTGATGCGAATCGGCGGTACCTCAGGGAGTTTAAAGCCCCACGCACGGGCCAGTCAACACGGCTCGCTCACCGAGACGTACGCCGCTTTTCACCACCCGGCGCTCACGACGGGCCGCAGAGTCACGGatgcgtcgttcgcgccgggaCCTCGGGGCGCGCGAACCCTCGCGATCGCGTACGCACCGTCGGATCttcacgcgcgaggcgcggcgggacggggtTTGGTTCTCGTGTGggacgtgggcgccgccagctgtgtcgcgtcgagggcgttgACGTGCGAGAGCGTCCCGACGAGGGTTGTTTGGGGACCGGGAGACTCGcaccacctcgtcgtcgcggggacggaggagggcggcgtgtGCGTGTGGGACCTGCGCGAGCCCCCGGAGGTTCACGCGGAGTCGGCAGAGTCGGGTGACGTCCCAGCCGGGGCGCTGGCGGACGGGGAGTGCCTGCGCCGGCCCTCGTACGGCACCGAGGGCTTCGGACAATTGGACGCTGGACGATTGGATTTTGACGATTGGGAGGATACGCCGGGTTCGATCGTCGCCCtgggcgtcgccctcgacggcgcctcgacgaccgctcaccccgtccccgcgccagTCACGCCGGGTAGAGAGCCGGGGCGGGAGGGAGACGACCACGACGGCCGCGCACGGCgtgacccggcggcggcggcggcggcgagcggggcgtCCTTGGCCGTATCGACGTCTGATTTttacgtcgtcgcgctcgactgCTGGGGCAAAGTCTCGTCGTTCAAAGTGTCGGAGCTGTCCAGGCGCGAGGCCTtggacgcgtccatcgcggatGTGGGACTGAGGTTCGGGTCCCGCGTGAGGGCCGCGCGAAACGCCCGGTCGATCCCGTACGGTGCCGCCGGGGATGGAACGCCCACCGGGTCTCGTGGGTCGGGttgcgcgagggcgatggcGGTGACAAACCGCGCGGGTGTCGCGGCGGAATTCtacgtcgccggcgaggacggcagGGTACTCCGAGGCGCGAGAtacggcgcgccgtcgccgccgaaggcgTTCGTGCCGTGCGAtcccctcgacgcgggccatgccgcggcgcacgcgccgaacGAGGCGGTGGTGTCGCTCGATTTTAACCCCCACTTTCCGAACGTTTTTCTTGCCGCGTACGAAGGTGGCTCGGTGGCGATGtactcgacggcgagctccctcgcgtcgcggaggtgggACGGGGTCACGGCCGCGAGGGTCATCACCGCGAGGtggtcgcccgcgaggccgtCGGCGTTCTtcgtgctcgacgacgagtgtTGCGTTCACGCGTATGATTTGCTGTCGgatgacgcgtcgcgctcggtcAAGTCTGAACGGTTCGGGAAGAGGGAGAAGATCACGAGCTTGaagctcgcgaagctcgggGATCAGGCGTGGGACGCCCCGGGACAGTGCCTCGCGTCCATGGCGTACGATGACGGCAGGACTGACGTGCACGTCGTGTCGCGGGAGCTATCTTcgatcaccgcgcgcgagatggaCCAGTTGAGGTCATTGATCATTTGA
- the DP gene encoding predicted protein (E2F dimerisation partner. Control cell division cycle): MPTKSAVEAAIGADDELGEELLESLRDTGMYNFASEFDVMQEHMGTPDDGPGPSGLDTELAFNDEGGHVLGDLPSSAMKAAGEPIVVGLGNEIVGKAAVTAATEAVNHARQRIDMVTSEGGLDGAGAGDPSSPPRASARASAGGAVTPTPEPNSAAKRRRISAGATGGSTPGPSAAGLSTAEKEKGGKGLRHFSMKVCEKVESKGTTTYNEVADELVAEFSKPDDPKFCADQAYDEKNIRRRVYDALNVLMAMDIISKEKKEITWKGLPATAKEDDMEALRAEKARAQASIEKKNAYLLELVEQYKSYQALLQRNAARAAAGVVPSGIQLPFILVQTKPNATVEVEISEDQQIVHFDFNSTPFQIHDGNFVLAQMNLTENSMANLNLDAEVKAEPINGHGLNGGDDALVGELVGGPSAHGSPKGKVKGKAKGEATEPEVKIEGGRRGKKK, encoded by the exons ATGCCGACTAAATCGGCGGTCGAGGCCGCCAtaggcgccgacgatgagctcggcgaggagcttctGGAGAGCCTTCGGGACACG GGTATGTACAATTTCGCATCCGAGTTTGACGTGATGCAGGAACACATGGGTACCCCGGACGACGGGCCAG GTCCGTCGGGTCTGGACACGGAACTCGCGTTCAACGACGAGGGTGGTCACGTGCTGGGGGACCTGCCCTCGTCCGCCATGAAAGCTGCGGGCGAACCCATCGTGGTGGGGTTAGGGAACGAGATCGTGGGCAAAgcggcggtcaccgccgcgaccgaggcGGTGAATCACGCGCGGCAGCGGATCGACATG GTTACATCCGAGGGCGGtctggacggcgccggcgcgggggatccctcgtcgccgccgcgggcgtcggctcgGGCCTCCGCGGGtggggcggtgacgccgacgcccgagcCCAACTCCGCGGCAAAGCGGCGACGAatctccgcgggcgccacgggCGGCAGCACGCCGGGtcccagcgccgcggggctgAGCACtgcggagaaggagaaggggGGCAAGGGCCTCAGGCACTTCTCCATGAAGGTTTGCGAGAAGGTTGAGAGCAAGGGGACCACCACCTACAACGaagtcgccgacgagctcgtcgccgagttcTCCAAGCCCGACGATCCGAAGTTCTGCGCGGACCAGGCGTACGATGAGAAGAACATCCGCAGGCGCGTTTACGACGCTCTCAACGTCTTGATGGCGATGGACATAATCtccaaggagaagaaggagatcACGTGGAAGGGTctgccggcgacggcgaaggaggacgacATGGAAGCCTTacgcgcggagaaggctcGGGCGCAGGCGAGCATCGAGAAGAAGAACGCGTACCTTTTAGAGCTGGTGGAGCAGTACAAGTCGTACCAGGCTCTGCTGCAACggaacgcggcgagagccgccgccggcgtggtGCCGAGCGGGATCCAGCTGCCGTTCATCCTGGTGCAGACGAAACCCAACGCGACGGTGGAGGTGGAGATTTCCGAGGACCAGCAGATTGTTCACTTTGACTTCAACTCGACGCCGTTCCAGATACACGACGGGAATTTTGTGCTGGCGCAGATGAACCTCACAGAGAACTCGATGGCGAACCTGAACCTGGATGCGGAGGTCAAGGCCGAGCCGATTAACGGCCACGGGCTgaacggcggggacgacgcgctggtggGCGAGTTGGTGGGTGGACCGAGCGCGCACGGGTCCCCCAAAGGGAAGGTCAAGGGGAAAGCTAAgggggaggcgacggagcctGAGGTGAAGATCGAGggcggccgccgagggaAGAAAAAATAG
- a CDS encoding predicted protein yields MFMTRSEYDRGVTTFSPEGRLFQVEYAIEAIKLGSTAIAILTKEGIVLAVERRTQSPLMVPSSLDKIMEIDSHVACAVSGLTADAQSMVEHGRVQAQNHYFTYNESMPVRSLTQSLCALSANFGTDDEDSMSRPFGVALLVAGHDVDNGYQLYHTDPSGTWTAYKAKAIGSGSEGAQTTLQEEYKDDMTLKEAENLALSTLKAVMEEKVSTANVDMASVAPKYEIYSKDRIKEIIERL; encoded by the coding sequence ATGTTCATGACACGCAGCGAGTATGACCGCGGGGTGACCACGTTCTCCCCCGAGGGTCGCCTGTTTCAGGTGGAGTACGCCATCGAGGCGATCAAGCTGGGCAGCACCGCGATCGCGATCCTGACGAAGGAGGGGATCGTGCTGGCGGTGGAGAGGCGCACGCAGTCTCCGCTCATGGTGCCGTCGAGCTTGGACAAGATCATGGAGATCGACTCTCACGTGGCGTGTGCGGTGAGCGGTctgaccgccgacgcgcagaGCATGGTCGAGCACGGACGGGTGCAGGCGCAGAACCACTACTTCACCTACAACGAATCGATGCCCGTCCGGTCGCTGACGCAGTCGCTCTGCGCTCTCAGCGCCAACTTcgggacggacgacgaggacagcATGTCCCGAcccttcggcgtcgcgctcctcgtcgcgggtcACGACGTCGACAACGGCTACCAGCTGTACCACACCGACCCATCCGGTACCTGGACCGCGTACAAGGCGAAGGCGATTGGCAGCGGCAGCGAGGGAGCGCAAACCACGCTGCAGGAGGAGTACAAGGACGACATGACCCTGAAGGAGGCTGAGAACCTGGCGCTGTCCACGCTAAAGGCTGTCATGGAGGAGAAGGTGAGCACTGCCAACGTGGACatggcgtccgtcgcgccaaAGTACGAGATCTACTCGAAGGACCGCATCAAGGAGATCATCGAGAGACTGTGA
- a CDS encoding predicted protein, with protein sequence MVKYEILTHLPCTAQEYITLKDSPDYKDFQLEIVGAREHSNTRTVEGGWVTQVIINKPQIKFPAILKPLLRGKEIVFTDQRRYRERQDTLPYVQTLSTNNNITDRVANVATISIDNVTLNDAGEVVSRGAPGDETCEVRFEGEVTVRLGWLSRKCEEAIVQNMRNAYGRFPDVMRRWKDLQALNAEEERLSTIDSLATTPRAGSTISGFPSSANVSQYDDSSARVSDNDSRSPMRHRRREAVLDDSIELGPNLEVKSWWDALSHRLRRRAGAISNVVGSIHLMSSCANAAVEFTSSVGFRLQALTEHYSEGGLDLGGESDGEVFLGLGSGTEVSTSTEASDSPHSVLEVSEGSTRAKSPGPIAEPFVFKSVYDDD encoded by the coding sequence ATGGTGAAGTATGAGATACTCACGCATCTGCCGTGCACGGCTCAGGAGTACATAACGCTCAAGGACTCGCCAGATTACAAGGACTTCCAGCTCgagatcgtcggcgcgagggagcacTCCAACACGCGAACGGTAGAGGGCGGGTGGGTGACGCAGGTCATCATAAACAAGCCTCAAATAAAGTTTCCCGCCATCCTGAAGCCGCTGCTGAGGGGTAAGGAGATCGTGTTCACGGACCAGCGACGGTACCGCGAGCGTCAGGACACGCTCCCGTACGTCCAGACTCTCTCGACGAACAACAACATCACCGACAGGGTCGCCAACGTGGCCACGATATCCATCGATAACGTCACGTTGAACGACGCAGGCGAGGTTgtgagccgcggcgcgccgggcgacgagACCTGCGAGGTGCGCTTCGAGGGCGAGGTCACCGTCCGGCTCGGCTGGCTCAGCAGGAAGTGCGAGGAGGCCATCGTGCAGAACATGCGAAACGCGTACGGGCGGTTCCCGGACGTCATGCGCAGGTGGAAGGACCTTCAGGCGCtcaacgcggaggaggagcggctTTCGACCATCGACTCGCTAGCGACGACGCCCAGGGCGGGGAGCACCATCAGCGGCTtcccgtcgtccgcgaacgtGTCTCAGTACGATGattcgagcgcgagggtcaGCGACAACGACTCGAGGAGCCCGATGAGACACAGGAGGCGCGAAGCGGTGCTGGACGACTCCATCGAGCTGGGACCGAACCTGGAGGTGAAGTCGTGGTGGGACGCGCTCTCCCACAGGTTGCGAAGGAGGGCCGGGGCCATATCGAACGTGGTCGGGTCCATCCACCTCAtgtcgtcgtgcgcgaacgcggcggtggagttCACGTCCTCGGTCGGGTTCAGGCTCCAGGCGCTGACGGAGCACTACTCGGAGGGTGGGTTGGATCTCGGCGGGGagtccgacggcgaggtgttCCTGGGCCTGGGCAGCGGCACGGAGGTATCGACGTCCACGGAGGCGTCGGATAGCCCGCACAGCGTGCTGGAGGTGTCAGAGGGATCGACACGGGCGAAATCGCCGGGTCCCATCGCGGAGCCCTTCGTTTTCAAAAGTGtatacgacgacgactga
- a CDS encoding predicted protein: protein MAGGGATVEELKDVLRETLENRGALGNVRAHLRAEVSNALEDRTGLKRPDISNENLIINELIREYLVFNRYRSTLSVMLPESGQPDTPPFDRDFLARELRVRENENSRKLPLLYTMLSNAQANK, encoded by the coding sequence AtggccggaggaggagccacggtggaggagctcaaggatgTGCTGCGGGAGACGCTTGAGAaccgcggggcgctcggCAACGTGCGTgcgcacctccgcgcggaggtgtccaacgcgctcgaggaccgCACGGGGCTCAAGCGACCGGACATATCCAACGAGAACCTCATCATCAACGAGCTCATCCGCGAGTACCTCGTCTTCAACAGGTACAGGAGCACGCTCTCGGTGATGCTGCCCGAGAGCGGCCAGCCGGACACGCCGCCGTTTGACCGGGACTTTCTCGCCAGGGAGCTGCGGGTGCGCGAGAACGAGAACTCCAGGAAGCTCCCTCTGCTCTACACCATGCTGTCCAACGCGCAGGCCAACAAGTGA